The following proteins are co-located in the Aquarana catesbeiana isolate 2022-GZ linkage group LG02, ASM4218655v1, whole genome shotgun sequence genome:
- the IFT57 gene encoding intraflagellar transport protein 57 homolog produces the protein MAEDSRRMEEEDRGPGAAFQVFVLMEDLLDKLRLLNYEDEVLKKHNMRPISRLYFALPTNSGEQFFMFCTLAAWLINKAGHHFEQPQEYDDPNATVSKILTELRSFGGTADFPPSKLKAGYGEQVCYVLDFLTEEVLKHTNFTWKRPVYPSEELDEEVIVEDDAELTLNKFEDEIVEEESDNDEEHLVDLNILKAQSNKKNVGETSKPEEILESKTDAAEWYLEVERVLPQLKVTVRTDNKDWRIHVDQMHQHKDGIETSLKETKGYLDKLHNEVSKTLEKVASREKYINSQLDPLVQEYRAAQAQLSELKEQYQQLTTKVTEKTRILSEVTEELEKVKQEIEEKGSSITDGAPLVKMKQGLNKLKQEIVQMDIRIGVVEHTLLQSKLKEKSNMTRDMHATNIPDSSIGDY, from the exons ATGGCAGAAGACAGCAGAAGAATGGAAGAAGAGGACCGTGGCCCGGGGGCTGCCTTCCAGGTTTTTGTTCTCATGGAAGACCTTCTGGATAAATTGAGGCTACTTAACTATGAAGATGAAGTTCTAAAAAAGCATAACATGAGGCCAATTTCCAG ATTGTATTTTGCCTTGCCTACAAACTCCGGGGAGCAGTTCTTTATGTTTTGCACACTTGCAGCTTGGCTGATAAACAAGGCTGGACACCATTTTGAACAGCCACAAGAATATGATGACCCTAATGCTACAGTTTCCAAAATCCTCACTGAGCTCCGGTCATTT GGTGGCACAGCTGACTTTCCTCCTTCCAAACTAAAGGCAGGCTATGGAGAACAAGTGTGTTATGTGCTTGATTTCCTAACAGAAGAAGTTTTAAAACATACAAACTTTACCTGGAAAAG GCCTGTATACCCTTCAGAGGAGTTAGATGAAGAGGTTATAGTGGAGGATGATGCAGAGTTAACATTAAATAAATTTGAAGATGAAATTGTT gaAGAAGAATCTGACAATGATGAGGAACACTTGGTAGATTTAAACATTCTGAAAGCACAAAGTAATAAAAAG AATGTTGGAGAAACCTCTAAACCAGAGGAAATTTTGGAATCTAAAACAGATGCAGCAGAGTGGTACCTGGAAGTGGAACGAGTACTTCCACAGCTGAAGGTCACAGTCAGAACTGATAATAAG gattggaGGATACATGTTGATCAAATGCACCAACACAAAGATGGAATCGAAACATCCTTGAAGGAAACAAAG GGTTATCTGGACAAGCTTCACAATGAGGTCAGCAAAACCTTGGAGAAAGTGGCTAGTCGTGAGAAATATATTAACAGCCAGCTGGATCCTCTGGTTCAAGAGTATCGAGCAGCACAAGCCCAGCTAAGTGAG ctaAAAGAACAATATCAGCAATTAACAACAAAAGTAACGGAGAAGACGCGAATTCTGTCTGAG GTTACTGAAGAGCTAGAAAAAGTTAAGCAGGAAATTGAAGAAAAAGGAAGTAGTATCACTGATGGCG CTCCACTGGTGAAGATGAAGCAAGGATTAAACAAGCTAAAACAAGAGATTGTACAGATGGATATCAGGATTGGTGTAGTAGAACATACTCTGCTTCAGTCCAAACTGAAAGAGAAATCAAACATGACCAGAGACATGCATGCCACAAACATTCCAGACTCATCTATAGGAGACTATTAA